AACTTCTGTCAAAGTACTCTCCAGTTGCTGATAATCGTTGAAAAGTCGTTCGTGATCGGTGGTTGCGTCTTCGGCCAGGCTCACATTATTGGGTTCAGCCATTTCGTCTTTGAGCTTACGGTGGTGGAGTTTGATGGCTTGCTTGAGGTCGTGAATGTTAATGAGCTGAATGTAGAACTGATTGTCGAGGTGATCAATCTCCAGAAGAACGTCTCTGTTGGTTTGGTGTCCGGCAAGATCCTGAAGTTGACTTTTTAATTGACCGAATTCATCTCGGTAAGAACGCAATGTCTCCCGCCAGGCATTGCATTCTTTTGACAGCTGTGCGATATCTGTAGTTACCATGGGAGAAAATTTATAAATGAAGAAATATAAAGAGCTTCTTAAGTTGGAAGTAAGGCTTAATGTGATGTGGTGCGTTTGTGAGTGGTTAATCTAATTTAAGAAACATTTGCCGGAAAAACAGGATAAAAGAGATAAAAATTATAAACCCTTAGTTAATAAATAATGGTTTATATATGTGATCGATGTTTTCCCTATGATTGAATAGTATATGTACAAAAAATTGTAAGTCATTCAGTTGGCGGTACGCCAAACGCCGAATGCTGAATGCTTAACGCGAAAGCCCCATTATGCAAATTGCGTTAAGCGTTTTGCGTTCTGCGTTGCGCATTTCCCCTAAATTTGCTTCGATGATCAGTCCTCAAACGATACAACAGATCCTTAGCCGGATAGATATTATTGAAATAGTAGGAAGCTTCATAAAACTAAAAAAACGCGGGGCTAACTACCTGGGGCTTTGTCCCTTCCATGGCGAAAAATCGCCTTCCTTTACCGTTTCACCGGCCAAGGAAATTTATAAATGTTTTGGTTGTGGCCGCAGCGGCAATACCATCAGCTTCATTATGGAACATGAGAAATATTCCTATGTGGAAGCATTGCGCTGGCTCGCCGCCAAATACAATGTGGAGATAGAAGAAACGGCCATGAGCCCCGAAAGGATGCAGCAACAACAAGCGGCCGACAGCTTATATATCCTGAATGGGTTCGCGCAAAAATATTTCTCCGAAAATTTATTCCAAAGCGAGGAAGGACAGGCAATCGGTCTTAGCTATTTAAAAGAACGTGGGTTTCGGGAAGAGATCATGACGCGCTTTCAACTGGGCTATTGCCTGGCTACCCGCGACTCCTTTGCGCAAACGGCCCTGGCGGCGCATTATAGCCTGGAGTATTTACAAAAGAGCGGTCTGGTGGTGGTGCGGGATGAAAAACCGTTCGACAACTACCGCGGCCGCATCATTTTCCCCGTACATAATCAAACCGGTAAAGTGATTGGTTTTGGCGCCCGCATCATTGGTAAAAATGATAAAGCGCCCAAGTACATCAATACGCCGGAGAACGAAGTATACATCAAGAGCAAGATCCTGTACGGCACTTATTTTGCCCGGCAGGCCATCGATAAATTCGACGAATGTTTGCTGGTGGAAGGATATACCGATGTGATCTCCTTACACCAGGCCGGTATCGAGAACGTAGTGGCATCCGGCGGTACCTCGTTAACGATGGACCAACTCCGGCTCATTAAGAAATACACGAAGAACCTTACAATCATTTACGATGGGGACTCTGCCGGCGTAAAAGCCGCCCTGCGTGGGTTGGATATGGCGTTGGAAGAAGGCCTGAACGTAAAACTGGTGCTCATCCCCGATAAGGAAGACCCGGATAGCTATGTAAACAAGGTAGGCGCCGCCGCCTTCCGCGAGTTCATCGATAAAAATAAAAAGGACTTCATCCTGTTTCAGCTTGAAGTACAAATGAAGGATGTTGGCAACGATTCTGCCAAAAAAGCGGGCCTGGTAAACCAGGTGGCGGAAACCATTGCCAAGATCAACAAGCTGGAAGATTTTACCAAACAACAGGATTATATAAAGAAATGCGCCGAGTTACTGAAGATTGAAGAAGGTGGTCTGGTAAACCTGGTGAATAAACACATTCGCGAAAAGCTGGCTAAGGACGAAAGCAAACAGGCAGCTGCACAGGGTTTGGACTTCACCCAGTTTTATGGCGACAATGCCACGCGCGGCGAAGAAGCCGGTTACAGCGATGAAAGCTTTAACCTGATCTTCAAAGATGAGCTGCAGGAAAAACAACTGGTCAGGGTTTTGCTGGAACATGGCCTCAAGGATTGGGACCATACCCAGAAAATAGCGGAATACATCCTTAACCAGGATATTGCCGAAGACATGATAGAGAACCAAACGGTAATAAAGGTGCTGAATATGTACCGCGAAATGCTGGCTGAGCGGCATGAGCCTACCGATAAGGATTTCGTATTCTCGCAGGAAAATGATGTTAGTACACTGGTGGTGTCTATTCTGAATACCCCCTACGAATTAAGCAATCACTGGGAGGCGGAGAAATCTGTGTTCTCAGTATTGGAGCAGGGTTTTAGAAAGTATATGAACATTGAGTACAAGCATAAGGCCCTGATGAAGGAAGAAAAGGGTTTTAAGGATGATGTTTCTTCAACGATTCAATTCCTGAAATTAAAAAAGATAAAACAACTGCTGGAGCAAAACCAGGCCGACCTGGAAACCAATAACACTTACGAGCGGTTTCTGGAGTTATTGCCCCCGCACATGCACATCAAAGACATTGAGATGGAGCTGGCTAAAATGACCGGAATAGTATTCAAAAAACAATAAAACGAATAAACCCCGATGAGGAAATTATCCTATCGGGGTTTAATAATTAATTTTAATTAGCTGTCGTGATGAGACAGTTACAAGTGTCATGTAAATAATGCACGGAAATTAGTCTACCATAGCAGGGGCAGGAGCAACAACTCTTTTTCTGCCACCGGCTTTAACTGTAGCTACAGCCTTGTCGAACCGAACGGCGGTCCAAACATGGTCTAAAGCCACTTCTTCAGAGCTACCAAAACCGGCGTTTCTAACGCCATCCCAACTGCAACCCCTGTTCAGGTCAGTAGCGATCTTGGATGTGCTCTTTGGATAAGCAATCCAGAATTTACCACCTTCCTTCAGGGAGGGAAGTACATCCCTTAAAATACAGTTTAATTGATTTTCGTTTACTGCAAACACCAATGCAAAGTCGATTTTCCGGGTTTTTAACAGTGGTGTTACATTTTTGGCAAACGATAATTTGACAAATTGCTTCTCAATTGAGGAAGGGAGACCCTGGATTAACACGTTCTTTTCTTCCTGTAATTGAAGCTTTTCTAACAAATTTTGCGACATGCCGAAGGTTTTTGTAATAAGCTTTCAGGTTATAAAAAATAGACGGGATTGCAAAGGTATACAAAGATATGCACAGTGTAAAAAAATAATTTAACCTTGATGCAACGTTTTGATCATCTCATCTTGTAAGGCCGTAAGCATCAGGCTATAAGCTTATAGTAAAATTAAATACAAGAACGCCAAAAGCGCTGAAAGCGGCCAGGCTAAACCATTTTGCACTACGCAATAACCTGAAAAGCCAGTGATATAATGGATTATAAATATGTGTTTCGCTGACAAAAATCAAAGTCACTGTATTGATTAACGCTCAAATTTTAAAGCTGGATGCCATTAATCAGAGATCTCAAAGTTGGGATGTTGGCCGTTTGCCAAAAGGCAAGTTCAATCACTGAAGGGGCAATCAAAACAAATGCTATTGTTTAGTAGGAATCGCCACCGAATCCAAATGCACCTGCTTAAACCGATTGTCCTCCCCTTCCTCCTCCCCATTCACAGCCGTCAACAGCCATTGCTGGCGTGTTTTACCCGTCCAGGCTGTTTGCAATACCGACGCCCCATTGCTGGCAGAACCGGCAAATACTTCCAGTACTTTATTACTGGCCTTGTTTATCAGCCGCATTTCTCCCTTGCTGCCGGTTTCGAATAGCCGCCAAAGCTGGTTGTCATTATCTTTTGCATCTTTTAAAACCAATTGTACATTTTCTTTTGTGCCGCCGGGTATTTCAAGGGCGCGGCCGCTTATCAGGTTGGTGATCCTGTACCAGCCATCGCCTGCATAATCAAAACGCCAGCGTTGACAGGGTTTTCCATCCCAGGTTGCCTGTGTTACAAACGCCAGTGATTTGCCCGAACAATCACGCGTGTTCATTACCTTTTTACTGTTTACATTGGTTATGCGGTATACGCCGTTGGCAATGGTGGCGAAGGGTGTTTCCTTTTCCTTACCGGTAGTTTCATTATCTACTATCAGTTCGGCATACCGGGGCCAGTTCCAGTATTTGCCCGGATCTGTTTGTGTATTGCCGCTGTAATGCTGGTGCCCTTTTATGTGCAGGGCGCCCGACTGGGCATTTGAATTGGCAGTGCCCAGTCCGCGATAGCAGGTGGATGCATCGATGGCATGACGCGTGCAGATGTTACGTACCAGCGCAGCCGAAGCCTTATACATTTTATCGGAATACCATTTGTTGCCATACTCCAGGTAGCCTTCATGCTCGATGCCTATTGCATACGCATTGGCGCTTTGTACATGTAATGCCATATCACTTTCCCTTACCATTTGGGTTATTTGCCCGTCGGAGGCACGAATAATATAATGGGCGCTCATTTGCGCGGCCGGGTTGTTAAACCAGGAAATGGTGCCGGCATAACTCCCCTGAGCGGTATGAATGGTTACATGGGTAACCTTTGTTCCATTACGGCCGCTTTGAAAGTTATTGTTATGGGCCGTTGCATAAACAGCCGGTGAATAATCCGCTGCTGTTTGCTCATTTGTTGTAGCGATAGCCGATTTATTGGTAGCAAAGATCAACATGCTGTCCTTTACAACATCGAGCTCAACAGCAGGGGATTGTAACTTTTGTAATAAAGGCGCCGGGAATAGTTGCTCCAATTGCACTTTTACCGGCGCTCTTTTCAGCGAAGGGGTATTGATACCCTTTTGCAACTGATCGTATATGTCATATTTAAACAGGGCCAACGCGTATTTATCAATGGCGGTACTGTCGCCCGGCATTTCAGCCAGTTCCTCCAGGATCACCGAAAAACCTTCGGCGCTGATGCGAACATCCAGTTGTTTAAAGCTGGCTTCGCGGCTCAGGAATTTGGCAACAGACAGGATCTGTAACCGAACATCATTTTTATATTGTTCAGGGGTTATGCCACTGCTGCTGCAAACTGTTGTGAGGGTGTTTTTAAAATAGCCCTTACCATTCTCTATAAGGGCAAACAGGCCATATCGCAGCGGCATGCCGGTACAATTGTCTGCATCGTGCAGGTCTGGTTGCATGTTCGTAAGGCGGGATGCCGAATAAGCTGTTGCTTCCAGCAACCCATGCGGAATATTTGGATAGCGCCAATAGGCTTCTTCAAAATAAGCTTCCAAACCCAATATAGGTTGCTGCGCACGCACAACCTGGTGCATGAGGATTCCTAAGGCAATGAAGGCAATCAATTTCCGCTTTCGCATATTAAGAGGTTTAATCGTGAAACGTAAAACGTAAAACGTGAAAGGACGCCCTCATTTTGGTTTTCCTGAATAATAGCGAGGTTCAAAAATAAACGGAAGAATAATTTCACGTTTGCCGTTTGCCGTTTCACGGAAAGGCATCAAACCATGAATCAGATCCATGATTGGAATTAAATAACTTATTAGTGGATAATGGACTCTTATTACGGTTCTGTTATACGCTACAACCGGTGTGGGGAACAACCGGAAAAGTGAGTGGAATGATAACCTTAACCACGCTACTGTATAACAGCTTTAATTAGGGAGATGCTGTTGCTTTTTCCGGAGGTACAAAGACAAGCTATGTGCCACATTTGCCCGTGAGATCATAAAAAGCGTTAATGTCAGCATTGATTATGCACATTCAGGTTGTGCTACTTCGGTTTATACGGTAATATATCGTAAAAGTACATTGCCTTGCTCTATCAACCCTGTCAACTTGTTAACTTGTCAACCCGTCAACTTAAAACACAAAAGGCTGCCAAATAAATGACAGCCTCTTATAAAAATTAATTCTACTCAAAACTACTTTACCGGCTTATAATACGTCATCGCCTCCGGCATCAACTCCTTCAGCTTGGCAATACGCGTATCGTCCGAAGGGTGGGTGCTCAAAATTTGCGGCGGTGCATTGCCACCGGAGGCGGCTTTCATTCTTTCCCATAAAGGAATTGCTTCCTGCGGGTTGTAGCCTGCCATGGCGGTAAAGATCAAACCATAATGGTCGGCTTCACTCTCCTGGTTACGGCTAAAAGGCAGCAGAACGCCTACATTGGAACCAACACCATAAGCGCTCATGAAAATATTTTGTGCAGCAGCGCTTTTGTTGGCCAGCGCTGTTTGCAAAGCAACGCCTCCCAGTTGTTGTAAGGCTCCCTGGCTCATACGTTCATTACCATGGTGCGCCAGGGCGTGCGTAATTTCGTGGCCTAATACAACCGCCAGGGCTGCTTCGTTCTGGCTAATAGGCAATAAACCCGTATACACAACGATCTTTCCGCCGGGCATGCACCAGGCGTTCACTTCTTTGGAGTCAACCAGGTTGTATTCCCATTTATAGCCTTCCAGCTCCTTGGCAAGGCCTTTTTGGGTGTAATATTGAGTGATGGCATTTACCAGCCTGGTGCCCACCCTGCGCACCATCTCAGCGTCTTTATTGGTGCTGGTGCTTACCACTTTGTTCTCACTCAAAAACTGGGTGTACTGCTGGGCAGCCATTGATTGAATTTCCGATTCAGGATAAAGGGACAACTGATTCCTGTTCGTGATCGCATTATGCGCGCACGATGTTATACTCGTTGCCACAACAGCAGCCAGGATAACCTTGTTCATAACATGTTTCATTTCTATGGGTGTTTACTTCAGTTTATTTAAACAATCCTTATACCAACCTAAGCAACAAACTTATAAAATGGACGCATCACCATCAAATTAAGTAATAGACAGTTGTGAATTGTTTCGATGGGAACATATTACCACAAAAGATAGAAGCCAAACGGCCCGCCTGCGCCAGGGCTACGGAGGGTAAAACAAAAAAAATCCCGCTTAGCGGGATTCAAATAATTTATGAGGAGGTCTGTATTAATTTGCTTATTGCCAGTTGCCTGTTGCGCTCCTGAGCGCAGCGAAGGAGTATTGGCTATTGTCTTCTCCGTCTTTCCTTGCGACGGTCGCGGTATTTTAAAATGGGAACTTTGCTTTCGCTGCCGCGTAACAAGCGGGTAATGTTCTTTTGGTGAGTAAGTACCACCATTAAAGCCACGGCTAAGGCAAACCCCCTGTATACAAGTTCTTTTTCGTTGAAAATTACCAGGATCAATACGGCGAAGGCCACACTGGCTAAAATAGAACTGAGCGAAACGAAACGGGTAAGATACAGTACGAGCAGGAAGACCCCTACACAGCAAACTGCCACTTTCGGCTGAATAGCCATAATCATTCCAAATAAGGTAGCAACCCCTTTCCCACCCCGGAAATCGGCCCAGATTGGGAAGATATGCCCCAGAACTGAAGCTAAACCCAGCCCAACCATTAAGTTGGTTCGGTCAAGTTCATTGTCTGCGCCTAAATAATGTGGAAGGAGAATGTATAAACTGGTGGCTACAACCCCTTTAAGCATGTCAATAGCCATTACAAAGGTGCCCCATTTGGAGCCTAAAACACGGAAAGTATTGGTAGCACCGGCATTTCCACTGCCGTATTCACGGATATCGATTCCAAAAAACGCTTTACTAACCCAAACCGCTGTTGGAATAGAGCCGATCAAATATGCTAGTACAATGAGTAAACCTTCTTTCATTGTATAGTTGGTTGAAGTTAGATGACGAAAATATGGAAAAAAAGTTAATTAATTGATAACTATCGGGTTCTTGGGGTTATTATTTTTTAAACAGCAAACACATCCAATCGCCTCTCATTTTACAATCAACAACTGATAATCCATTGTTTAGCGCGCACTTCTCAATATCAGGTCTGTCTCCTGCTAAAAGTCCGCTCATAATTACAACGCCACCCAATATTAAATGTTGTTTAATTCCGGCCATATTTGCAATAAGTACATGTTTATTGATATTGGCTAAGATAATATCAAATTCTGTTGACATTTGTAAGGTATCTGTCTGAGCCAGAGCAATGTTTGAACAGAGATTAAGTTTTATATTTTCCTCCGCATTATTGATGCTCCATTCATCGTTATCGATGGCGGTCACAGATGCAGCGCCCAGTCTTTC
The Niastella koreensis GR20-10 genome window above contains:
- the dnaG gene encoding DNA primase, with product MISPQTIQQILSRIDIIEIVGSFIKLKKRGANYLGLCPFHGEKSPSFTVSPAKEIYKCFGCGRSGNTISFIMEHEKYSYVEALRWLAAKYNVEIEETAMSPERMQQQQAADSLYILNGFAQKYFSENLFQSEEGQAIGLSYLKERGFREEIMTRFQLGYCLATRDSFAQTALAAHYSLEYLQKSGLVVVRDEKPFDNYRGRIIFPVHNQTGKVIGFGARIIGKNDKAPKYINTPENEVYIKSKILYGTYFARQAIDKFDECLLVEGYTDVISLHQAGIENVVASGGTSLTMDQLRLIKKYTKNLTIIYDGDSAGVKAALRGLDMALEEGLNVKLVLIPDKEDPDSYVNKVGAAAFREFIDKNKKDFILFQLEVQMKDVGNDSAKKAGLVNQVAETIAKINKLEDFTKQQDYIKKCAELLKIEEGGLVNLVNKHIREKLAKDESKQAAAQGLDFTQFYGDNATRGEEAGYSDESFNLIFKDELQEKQLVRVLLEHGLKDWDHTQKIAEYILNQDIAEDMIENQTVIKVLNMYREMLAERHEPTDKDFVFSQENDVSTLVVSILNTPYELSNHWEAEKSVFSVLEQGFRKYMNIEYKHKALMKEEKGFKDDVSSTIQFLKLKKIKQLLEQNQADLETNNTYERFLELLPPHMHIKDIEMELAKMTGIVFKKQ
- a CDS encoding M48 family metallopeptidase → MKHVMNKVILAAVVATSITSCAHNAITNRNQLSLYPESEIQSMAAQQYTQFLSENKVVSTSTNKDAEMVRRVGTRLVNAITQYYTQKGLAKELEGYKWEYNLVDSKEVNAWCMPGGKIVVYTGLLPISQNEAALAVVLGHEITHALAHHGNERMSQGALQQLGGVALQTALANKSAAAQNIFMSAYGVGSNVGVLLPFSRNQESEADHYGLIFTAMAGYNPQEAIPLWERMKAASGGNAPPQILSTHPSDDTRIAKLKELMPEAMTYYKPVK
- a CDS encoding RICIN domain-containing protein, whose translation is MRKRKLIAFIALGILMHQVVRAQQPILGLEAYFEEAYWRYPNIPHGLLEATAYSASRLTNMQPDLHDADNCTGMPLRYGLFALIENGKGYFKNTLTTVCSSSGITPEQYKNDVRLQILSVAKFLSREASFKQLDVRISAEGFSVILEELAEMPGDSTAIDKYALALFKYDIYDQLQKGINTPSLKRAPVKVQLEQLFPAPLLQKLQSPAVELDVVKDSMLIFATNKSAIATTNEQTAADYSPAVYATAHNNNFQSGRNGTKVTHVTIHTAQGSYAGTISWFNNPAAQMSAHYIIRASDGQITQMVRESDMALHVQSANAYAIGIEHEGYLEYGNKWYSDKMYKASAALVRNICTRHAIDASTCYRGLGTANSNAQSGALHIKGHQHYSGNTQTDPGKYWNWPRYAELIVDNETTGKEKETPFATIANGVYRITNVNSKKVMNTRDCSGKSLAFVTQATWDGKPCQRWRFDYAGDGWYRITNLISGRALEIPGGTKENVQLVLKDAKDNDNQLWRLFETGSKGEMRLINKASNKVLEVFAGSASNGASVLQTAWTGKTRQQWLLTAVNGEEEGEDNRFKQVHLDSVAIPTKQ
- the plsY gene encoding glycerol-3-phosphate 1-O-acyltransferase PlsY; its protein translation is MKEGLLIVLAYLIGSIPTAVWVSKAFFGIDIREYGSGNAGATNTFRVLGSKWGTFVMAIDMLKGVVATSLYILLPHYLGADNELDRTNLMVGLGLASVLGHIFPIWADFRGGKGVATLFGMIMAIQPKVAVCCVGVFLLVLYLTRFVSLSSILASVAFAVLILVIFNEKELVYRGFALAVALMVVLTHQKNITRLLRGSESKVPILKYRDRRKERRRRQ